From a single Brassica oleracea var. oleracea cultivar TO1000 chromosome C5, BOL, whole genome shotgun sequence genomic region:
- the LOC106293104 gene encoding LOW QUALITY PROTEIN: U11/U12 small nuclear ribonucleoprotein 48 kDa protein (The sequence of the model RefSeq protein was modified relative to this genomic sequence to represent the inferred CDS: inserted 2 bases in 2 codons): MDRPPSFPPYQNPNPNFFHRAHPPPPPPQNSNTYSIPPSPPPIRELSGTLSSPQSLLSECQRTLDSLSQNLSLDHSSLLHKDGFVRCPFDPNHLMPPEALFLHSLCCPKPLDLTHLLGSFSSYRNTLDLPCEPELNGDLCXHNFFYNDCPGAVNFSELDGKTRRFTLPSVLYVECGEFEGSSXVLEKSLGLLPSDVCVIKNEIGGWRDYPTSYSYSVLCSILGSEAVEMSELRTWILVNSTRYGVIMDTYMRDHVFLLFRLSMKAAVKEASVFILESDANAVGGERILSCNSRTRLVCLTLRQSCSKS, encoded by the exons ATGGATCGACCGCCGTCGTTTCCTCCCTACCAAAACCCCAATCCAAATTTCTTCCACCGAGCTCATCCTCCTCCTCCTCCTCCGCAAAATTCCAACACTTACTCAATCCCTCCATCTCCGCCACCGATTCGCGAGCTCTCCGGCACACTCTCCTCTCCACAGTCTCTATTATCAGAATGTCAACGCACCTTAGACTCCCTCTCGCAAAATCTATCTCTAGACCACTCTTCTCTTCTCCACAAGGACGGTTTCGTTCGTTGCCCTTTTGATCCAAATCACCTCATGCCACCTGAAGCTCTCTTCCTCCATTCACTCTGTTGCCCGAAGCCTCTCGATCTCACTCACCTCCTCGGATCGTTCAGTAGCTACCGAAACACGCTCGACTTACCGTGTGAGCCAGAGCTGAATGGTGATCTCT TGCACAACTTCTTCTACAACGATTGCCCTGGCGCTGTTAACTTCTCCGAGCTCGATGGTAAAACGCGACGTTTTACACTTCCTAGTGTTCTTTATGTTGAATGCGGCGAGTTTGAAGGTTCTT GTGTGTTGGAGAAATCGTTAGGGCTCTTACCGTCTGATGTTTGTGTGATAAAGAATGAGATTGGAGGATGGAGAGATTATCCAACTTCGTATTCTTACAGTGTTCTTTGTTCGATTCTAGGTTCAGAAGCGGTTGAAATGAGTGAGTTGAGGACATGGATTCTGGTGAATTCGACGAGATACGGTGTTATAATGGATACATACATGAGGGATCATGTTTTCTTGCTGTTTAGGTTGTCTATGAAAGCTGCTGTCAAGGAAGCTAGTGTTTTTATATTAGAGTCTGATGCTAATGCAGTTGGTGGGGAGCGGATTTTGAGCTGCAATAGCAGAACAAGGTTGGTCTGTCTGACTTTGAGACAATCTTGCAGTAAAAGTTGA
- the LOC106293103 gene encoding uncharacterized protein LOC106293103 — protein MPPPPIFPLRWESTGDQWWYASPIDCAAANGLYDVVIELLHHDTNLLVKLTSLRRIRRLETVWDDDGGDGDISSQVALNRSRVARRLLEECEIGGNGDNSLIRAGYGGWLLYTAASAGDLGFVKKLLERDPLLVFGEGEYGVTDILYAAARGRNGDVFRLVLDFALLPADIAGVEETDGGKLTERQLIVKEEMVKRGVHSAARGGHVAILEEFLLSGKYDAVSGLRDAHGSTLLHSASCRGQIKVVNYLITKYDSIMEVKDSHGNTALHIAAYKGHLAVMEALITESPPLISAVNNEGDTCLHMVVSGFAASGFKRLDRQMELLKKLISGGGSCSVDFSEIVNVRNANGRTVVHLAVMDVLNTVRHDVVEILLRVPGVDLNVADVDGMTPVDLLERQTPRTLVSDLLIKRLRSAGGRSNGGCEKVIPFREERYGFCGSPGTAFEISDSEIFLFTAARTDHHTASNAEMSPDRESLDGISECSTEMTTHSKRKRSTGARLKLLLRWAKKEETEENRRFSGDDNNNRRVLPLREMYSRSRSPSEVGNRGRAFPMRTESGDLPSLSVRLKFTEGLMKGVVVQESPRFVFSPPVVSDYSGAPSSACTSPFQTVSSELERKTPAVKKQRSFVNRYLCFSGAGLAIDGSSEMSNGSGTRLGPRSFKRVMSLVS, from the exons ATGCCACCACCGCCGATATTTCCTCTCCGTTGGGAGAGCACAGGAGACCAGTGGTGGTACGCTTCCCCAATCGACTGCGCCGCGGCTAACGGTCTATACGACGTCGTAATCGAGCTGCTTCACCACGACACGAACCTTCTCGTCAAACTCACCTCCCTCCGCCGCATCCGCCGCCTCGAAACCGTCTGGGACGACGACGGAGGAGACGGAGATATCTCCTCCCAGGTGGCGCTGAACCGCTCCCGCGTCGCGAGGAGGCTGTTGGAAGAGTGCGAGATCGGAGGAAACGGAGATAACTCCCTCATCAGAGCTGGATACGGAGGCTGGCTGCTCTACACCGCCGCCTCCGCCGGAGATTTGGGGTTCGTCAAGAAGCTTCTCGAGAGAGATCCGCTTCTCGTGTTCGGGGAAGGAGAGTACGGCGTGACGGATATTCTCTACGCGGCGGCGAGAGGTAGAAACGGCGACGTTTTTCGTCTCGTGCTGGACTTCGCTTTGCTGCCGGCAGATATCGCCGGCGTCGAGGAAACGGACGGCGGGAAACTGACGGAGAGGCAGTTAATAGTAAAGGAAGAGATGGTTAAAAGAGGGGTCCACAGTGCTGCGAGAGGCGGACACGTGGCGATCTTGGAAGAATTCTTACTATCTGGTAAATACGACGCCGTTTCGGGGCTCAGAGATGCTCATGGCTCTACTCTCTTGCACTCTGCTTCTTGCAGAGGTCAGATCAAA GTGGTGAATTATCTTATAACGAAGTATGATTCGATCATGGAGGTTAAAGACAGCCATGGAAACACAGCTTTACACATAGCTGCTTACAAGGGTCACTTGGCTGTAATGGAGGCTCTTATAACCGAATCTCCACCGTTGATCTCAGCTGTTAACAACGAAGGCGACACGTGCCTACACATGGTGGTGTCTGGTTTCGCAGCGTCCGGGTTTAAGCGGTTAGACAGACAAATGGAGCTTCTGAAGAAGTTAATCTCAGGAGGAGGAAGCTGCTCCGTTGACTTTTCTGAGATTGTCAACGTTAGAAACGCTAACGGAAGAACTGTGGTTCATTTAGCCGTGATGGACGTTCTGAACACCGTTAGACATGACGTCGTTGAGATTCTGCTGAGAGTCCCCGGGGTTGATCTCAACGTTGCTGATGTAGATGGGATGACTCCCGTTGATTTGCTTGAACGCCAAACGCCGAGAACGTTGGTTTCTGATTTATTGATCAAACGGCTTAGATCCGCGGGCGGGAGATCAAACGGCGGTTGTGAGAAGGTTATACCGTTTCGAGAAGAGCGTTACGGATTCTGCGGCAGTCCAGGAACTGCGTTTGAGATATCTGACTCCGAGATTTTTCTGTTCACTGCGGCGAGAACGGATCATCATACCGCTTCAAACGCTGAAATGAGTCCAGACAGAGAGAGTTTAGACGGGATCAGCGAGTGTTCCACCGAAATGACAACGCATTCGAAACGCAAACGCAGTACAGGAGCGCGTCTCAAGCTTCTGTTGCGGTGGGCTAAGAAGGAAGAAACAGAGGAGAATCGACGTTTCTCCGGAGATGATAACAACAACCGTCGTGTGCTGCCTCTCAGAGAGATGTACTCGAGATCAAGGTCGCCGTCTGAGGTTGGAAACAGAGGAAGAGCGTTTCCGATGAGAACAGAGAGCGGTGATCTCCCGAGCTTATCGGTGAGGTTGAAGTTCACGGAAGGGTTAATGAAAGGAGTCGTGGTTCAGGAGTCTCCGAGGTTTGTGTTTTCTCCTCCGGTGGTTTCTGATTACTCTGGAGCTCCGTCGTCGGCTTGTACGTCGCCGTTTCAGACGGTTTCTTCTGAGTTGGAGAGGAAGACACCTGCCGTGAAGAAACAGAGATCTTTTGTGAACAGGTACTTGTGTTTCAGCGGTGCAGGGTTAGCCATTGACGGTTCTTCTGAGATGAGTAATGGCTCTGGTACTCGTCTTGGTCCCAGGAGTTTCAAAAGAGTCATGTCTTTGGTTTCTTAG
- the LOC106292961 gene encoding pentatricopeptide repeat-containing protein At3g04130, mitochondrial produces MSRLIQNRIKNTFSRLKPSIALSSSTLIKNLSTSPEPSPEPLDESSEIWNVIIGRAGGDRVVSEDEVFHRLSNDPFCNRVNLSDTLLNKLLHRFRDDWRSALGVLKWAESRKAHHHKHSPEAYDLAVDILGKAKKWDRMKEFVQKMSEDKAVTLNTVAKIMRRFAGAGEWEEAVNVFDRLNEFGLEKNTESMNLLLDTLCKEKRVERARSVLLELKAHIKPDSHTFNIFINGWCKTNRVEEALWTIQEMRGYGFRPCVISYTTIIKCYCLQCDFIKVYEMLSLMEANDSPPNSVTYTTIMSCLNSQKEFEESLRVAARMKRSGIEADTLFYNCLIHTLARAGRVEEAERVFREEMPSVNTSTYNSMIAMYCHHDEEVKAVELLREMEGLKVCEPDVHTYHPLLRSCFKRGDVVEVGRLLKEMVTKHHLSLDESTYTFLIQRFCTADMCEWAYCLFEEMISQDIAPRHRTCLLLLEEVRKKNMLEAVERIEHVMRTVKLTAPVK; encoded by the coding sequence ATGTCTCGTCTCATTCAAAACCGCATTAAAAACACTTTCTCACGCCTCAAGCCTTCCATCGCTCTCTCCTCATCTACCCTCATCAAGAATCTCTCCACGTCTCCAGAGCCATCACCCGAACCACTCGACGAATCCTCGGAGATATGGAACGTCATCATAGGCCGAGCAGGCGGCGACAGAGTCGTCAGCGAAGACGAAGTCTTCCACCGCCTCTCAAACGATCCCTTCTGCAACAGAGTAAACCTCTCAGACACTCTACTCAACAAGCTCCTCCACAGGTTCAGAGACGACTGGAGATCAGCTCTCGGCGTCTTGAAATGGGCCGAGTCTCGCAAAGCCCACCACCACAAGCACTCACCCGAGGCTTACGACTTGGCGGTGGATATACTCGGGAAAGCCAAGAAATGGGATCGTATGAAGGAGTTCGTTCAGAAGATGAGTGAAGATAAAGCCGTGACGTTAAACACTGTGGCCAAGATCATGAGGAGGTTCGCTGGAGCTGGTGAGTGGGAAGAAGCTGTTAACGTGTTTGATAGGTTAAACGAGTTTGGATTAGAGAAGAACACCGAGTCTATGAACTTGCTGTTAGATACTCTCTGTAAGGAGAAGAGAGTCGAGCGAGCTAGATCTGTTTTATTAGAGCTAAAGGCTCACATTAAGCCTGATTCTCATACTTTTAATATCTTTATTAACGGTTGGTGTAAGACCAATAGAGTCGAGGAGGCTCTCTGGACTATCCAAGAGATGAGAGGTTATGGGTTCCGTCCTTGTGTGATTAGCTACACGACGATTATAAAATGTTATTGTTTGCAGTGTGACTTTATTAAAGTGTATGAGATGTTGAGTTTGATGGAAGCTAACGATTCTCCTCCGAACTCTGTTACCTACACGACGATAATGTCTTGTCTTAATTCGCAGAAAGAGTTTGAGGAGTCTTTGAGGGTAGCTGCGAGGATGAAACGGTCTGGTATTGAGGCGGATACTCTTTTCTATAACTGTTTGATTCACACGCTTGCTCGAGCCGGGAGGGTGGAAGAAGCTGAGAGGGTTTTCAGAGAAGAGATGCCTTCCGTTAACACATCTACTTATAACTCGATGATTGCTATGTATTGTCACCACGACGAGGAGGTTAAGGCCGTTGAGCTTCTCAGGGAGATGGAGGGTTTGAAGGTTTGTGAGCCTGATGTTCACACGTATCATCCTTTGCTGAGGTCTTGCTTTAAGAGGGGAGATGTGGTTGAGGTTGGGAGGTTGTTGAAAGAAATGGTGACTAAGCATCATTTGAGCTTGGATGAGTCGACTTATACTTTTTTGATTCAGAGGTTTTGTACAGCTGATATGTGTGAGTGGGCGTATTGTCTATTTGAGGAGATGATTAGCCAAGATATCGCGCCGAGGCATAGGACTTGTTTGTTGCTATTGGAAGAGGTTAGGAAGAAGAATATGCTTGAAGCGGTTGAGAGGATTGAGCATGTGATGAGGACTGTTAAACTTACTGCCCCTGTAAAGTGA